A portion of the Musa acuminata AAA Group cultivar baxijiao chromosome BXJ1-1, Cavendish_Baxijiao_AAA, whole genome shotgun sequence genome contains these proteins:
- the LOC103973810 gene encoding uncharacterized protein LOC103973810 — protein MGKRGKKHREPQGRRGGDASDEEDILPSSAYDVPPPTNDREHQESESGEEEDDDGGRAWAAAAPSKFHLYQLSVQSPKGDISYMQKFFLMYVGGRFPLHLQEDFCGTALLSCEWLRSDPRRTAIGVDLDLEALNWCLENNLNKVGGDGCSRISLLHGNVLCPQEACLVKHQVEDLVKDLALSDKNGASEAVTTNERDDSEVQGCFTYASVKIDALPNRDIVCAFNYSCCCLQKRKDLVLYFKHAFNALSKKGGIFVMDLYGGVSSECKLHLRRRFSNFTYVWEQAEFDIINRRTKISLHFHLGKQQIIRHAFSYDWRLWSLPEIKDCLEEAGFQSIHVWIRKMPDTTDNQNSEEFTISRDVKYEMVASFQQQDAWNAYIVSVANV, from the exons ATGGGAAAGCGCGGGAAGAAGCACCGGGAGCCGCAAGGACGTCGGGGTGGCGACGCTAGTGACGAGGAGGACATCTTGCCCTCCTCAGCTTACGACGTCCCGCCGCCGACCAATGATCGAGAACACCAAGAGAGCGAAtcgggagaagaagaagatgatgatggaggAAGAGCGTGGGCGGCGGCTGCTCCGTCCAAATTCCATCTCTATCAGCTGTCGGTCCAG TCGCCCAAGGGAGATATCAGCTACATGCAAAAGTTCTTCTTGATGTATGTCGGTGGGCGGTTTCCGCTCCATTTGCAAGAAGATTTCTGCGGCACTGCCCTTCTGAG TTGTGAGTGGCTCCGCAGTGACCCAAGACGAACTGCAATTGGTGTTGATTTGGACCTTGAAGCACTTAACTGGTGCTTGGAGAACAATCTAAATAAGGTTGGAGGTGACGGGTGTTCTAGGATCTCTCTTCTCCACGGTAATGTGTTGTGCCCTCAGGAAGCTTGCCTTGTGAAACACCAAGTTGAAGATCTTGTGAAAGATCTAGCTTTATCTGACAAAAATGGTGCTTCAGAAGCTGTCACAACAAATGAGAGAGATGATTCTGAAGTTCAAGGATGCTTCACCTATGCATCCGTGAAAATTGATGCACTGCCAAATAGAGACATTGTCTGTGCATTCAATTACAGCTGTTGTTGCCTCCAAAAGCGCAAAGACTTAGTTTTGTACTTCAAGCATGCTTTTAATGCACTATCGAAGAAGGGTGGCATTTTTGTGATGGATCTATATGGAGGTGTGTCATCAGAGTGCAAGTTGCATCTTCGTAGAAGGTTCTCTAACTTTACA TATGTATGGGAGCAAGCAGAATTTGATATCATAAACCGCAGGACAAAAATTAGCCTCCACTTTCATCTTGGAAAGCAACAGATAATACGGCATGCATTTTCATATGACTGGCGCTT GTGGTCACTACCAGAAATCAAGGATTGCTTGGAGGAGGCTGGATTCCAATCCATACATGTTTGGATCCGAAAAATGCCAGACACCACGGACAATCAGAACTCGGAGGAATTTACCATCAGCCGAGATGTCAAGTACGAAATGGTGGCATCCTTCCAGCAACAAGATGCATGGAATGCATATATTGTTAGTGTAGCAAACGTTTAA
- the LOC135587362 gene encoding GDSL esterase/lipase At5g03610-like isoform X1: MERVILCAFSLVFLMMGTTITGSDTGKQEEYRARKLFVFGDSYADTGNLGKKLGRNIARSWFEPYGMTFPKKPAGRFSDGKVLTDYVASLIRISSPIPYKIRRVGDKLMLLQNGMNFAVSGSGIFDTGNFQRNLSAQIDEFQSQIDAGVFSEHDIKFSVALIVASGNDYMHFSQLDPNYLLHLHRFMDRLFAQLKADLKRFDRIGVPKVVVTNLHPIQCIPYYTRQTNYTICPANISAAVADHNRRVDRLVEELDGGSKTTTFLSLDVNTAFSNVLRQVNGAESIKYLLVPCCESSSGTAACSQVDAQGNKLYRVCRHPEEHFYWDSAHPTQAGWAAAFQYLEPSLRSFLLPCPV, translated from the exons ATGGAGAGGGTCATCCTTTGTGCCTTCTCATTGGTCTTCCTCATGATGG GGACTACGATTACTGGTAGTGATACTGGCAAGCAGGAGGAATACCGAGCTCGTAAGCTGTTCGTCTTCGGCGACTCATACGCCGACACAGGAAACCTGGGGAAGAAGCTGGGGAGGAACATCGCGCGTTCCTGGTTTGAGCCTTACGGCATGACCTTTCCCAAGAAGCCCGCCGGCCGGTTCTCCGACGGGAAGGTCCTCACCGACTACGTTG CTTCTCTTATCAGAATCAGTTCTCCCATCCCCTATAAGATCAGAAGAGTCGGTGACAAGCTGATGCTGCTACAAAATGGCATGAACTTTGCCGTCTCCGGCTCTGGCATCTTCGACACGGGGAACTTCCAGAGAAACCTATCCGCTCAGATCGATGAGTTCCAGTCTCAGATCGACGCTGGCGTCTTCTCAGAACATGACATCAAGTTTTCTGTTGCGTTGATCGTTGCGTCCGGGAATGACTACATGCACTTCTCTCAACTCGATCCGAACTATTTGCTG CATCTCCATCGGTTCATGGATCGTCTGTTCGCGCAGCTGAAGGCAGACCTGAAGCGCTTTGATCGCATCGGGGTTCCGAAAGTGGTCGTCACCAACCTGCACCCGATCCAATGCATCCCGTACTACACCCGGCAGACGAACTACACGATTTGTCCCGCGAACATATCGGCGGCAGTGGCAGACCATAACCGCAGGGTTGATCgactggtggaggaattggatggaGGTAGTAAGACAACAACCTTCTTGTCTCTTGACGTGAACACGGCCTTCTCAAACGTACTCCGTCAAG TGAATGGAGCAGAGTCGATCAAGTACTTGTTGGTGCCATGTTGCGAGAGTAGCTCCGGCACAGCAGCCTGCAGTCAGGTAGATGCCCAGGGGAACAAGTTGTATAGGGTGTGCCGCCACCCGGAGGAACACTTCTACTGGGACTCAGCACACCCGACTCAGGCCGGATGGGCTGCAGCCTTCCAGTACCTCGAGCCCTCGCTACGCAGCTTCCTCCTCCCCTGTCCTGTTTGA
- the LOC135587362 gene encoding GDSL esterase/lipase At5g03610-like isoform X2 — protein MERVILCAFSLVFLMMGTTITGSDTGKQEEYRARKLFVFGDSYADTGNLGKKLGRNIARSWFEPYGMTFPKKPAGRFSDGKVLTDYVASLIRISSPIPYKIRRVGDKLMLLQNGMNFAVSGSGIFDTGNFQRNLSAQIDEFQSQIDAGVFSEHDIKFSVALIVASGNDYMHFSQLDPNYLLHLHRFMDRLFAQLKADLKRFDRIGVPKVVVTNLHPIQCIPYYTRQTNYTICPANISAAVADHNRRVDRLVEELDGGSKTTTFLSLDVNTAFSNVLRQESIKYLLVPCCESSSGTAACSQVDAQGNKLYRVCRHPEEHFYWDSAHPTQAGWAAAFQYLEPSLRSFLLPCPV, from the exons ATGGAGAGGGTCATCCTTTGTGCCTTCTCATTGGTCTTCCTCATGATGG GGACTACGATTACTGGTAGTGATACTGGCAAGCAGGAGGAATACCGAGCTCGTAAGCTGTTCGTCTTCGGCGACTCATACGCCGACACAGGAAACCTGGGGAAGAAGCTGGGGAGGAACATCGCGCGTTCCTGGTTTGAGCCTTACGGCATGACCTTTCCCAAGAAGCCCGCCGGCCGGTTCTCCGACGGGAAGGTCCTCACCGACTACGTTG CTTCTCTTATCAGAATCAGTTCTCCCATCCCCTATAAGATCAGAAGAGTCGGTGACAAGCTGATGCTGCTACAAAATGGCATGAACTTTGCCGTCTCCGGCTCTGGCATCTTCGACACGGGGAACTTCCAGAGAAACCTATCCGCTCAGATCGATGAGTTCCAGTCTCAGATCGACGCTGGCGTCTTCTCAGAACATGACATCAAGTTTTCTGTTGCGTTGATCGTTGCGTCCGGGAATGACTACATGCACTTCTCTCAACTCGATCCGAACTATTTGCTG CATCTCCATCGGTTCATGGATCGTCTGTTCGCGCAGCTGAAGGCAGACCTGAAGCGCTTTGATCGCATCGGGGTTCCGAAAGTGGTCGTCACCAACCTGCACCCGATCCAATGCATCCCGTACTACACCCGGCAGACGAACTACACGATTTGTCCCGCGAACATATCGGCGGCAGTGGCAGACCATAACCGCAGGGTTGATCgactggtggaggaattggatggaGGTAGTAAGACAACAACCTTCTTGTCTCTTGACGTGAACACGGCCTTCTCAAACGTACTCCGTCAAG AGTCGATCAAGTACTTGTTGGTGCCATGTTGCGAGAGTAGCTCCGGCACAGCAGCCTGCAGTCAGGTAGATGCCCAGGGGAACAAGTTGTATAGGGTGTGCCGCCACCCGGAGGAACACTTCTACTGGGACTCAGCACACCCGACTCAGGCCGGATGGGCTGCAGCCTTCCAGTACCTCGAGCCCTCGCTACGCAGCTTCCTCCTCCCCTGTCCTGTTTGA